The Sulfitobacter sp. SK011 genome contains the following window.
GTGAAACTCGTCGCAGCCCGCCAGTTTTGCGTTCTCACGATCGGCCTCCATCGCGTGTGCGGTAAGGGCGATCACTGGAATTTCCGATGTCGCGGGATCACCTTTTATCGCCCGCGTCGCCTGCCAGCCATCCAGAACCGGCAGGCTCATGTCCATCAAGATAAGATCAGGGGATTCCTTGCCTGCCTGGTCCACACCCTCCTGACCGTCACGGGCTGTGATGATCTCAAAACCTTTTCGGATCAATCGCCGCGACAACATGTCTAGGTTCATGTCATTGTCCTCAACGATTAGAATCTTGGTCATGGGACAATATCTCCTTTCCTGTCAGAGGTGACAAGGTTTCGCCGGATCGCAGCCATCAGGTCGGCACGGCCACTTTGCCCTTTGATCACAACATCAAGGGCATGTGATTGCAGCCAATCCATTTCTTCCCGTGTCAGATCCTTCGAGGTTGCAATGATAACCGGAAGCGCGTCAAATTCGCGCCGTTCGCGCAGCGCACGAAGCGTTTCAAAACCATCGAGGTTCGGCATCATCAGATCCAGCACCATGAGCGTGGGAAGCTTGATTTCCAATTGCGCCAAAGCCCTGACGCCGTCTGAAGCTTCGCGAACAGCCCAACCTTCGCGCACAAGAATACGCCTGAAAAGGGCCCTGCTGGCGGCATCATCGTCAACAACAAGCGCTTCCCGGTCGGCACCGCCGGAAAACGCATTCAACGTATCAATAAGCCGTTGTGAATTGATCGGCTTGGTCAGATGATCCACGGCACCAAACGCCAGCCCCATTTCGCGATCTCCCAGCACTGTTGCAAGGATGACGGGTATCTCGCAAAGATCCGGATCGTCCTTGAGTGCGCGCAGCACGGACCAGCCATCGCGCTCGGGCATGATGATGTCGAGCACGATGGCGTCGGGACGGTGCTTGGCCGCCAGTTCCAGCCCGGCGTTCGCGTTGGAAGCCGTGATCGGCTTAAATCCTTCGGCATTCAGCAAATGGGTCATCGCTTCAAGCGCCTTGGGATCGTCATCAATGACCAGTACTGAACCCGCCTTTCCCTGATCGGGATGCGCGCCCATGTGCAATTGATCTGATGGCATCTGATTGGGATAGCTGAGCGTAAAAGCTGACCCTTTGCCCGGTTCCGTCTCAACCTTCACAATACCGCCGACCATTTCCGTGAATTGCTTGACGATGGCCAGACCCAGACCTGTGCCGCCATAGTTGCGCGTGGTCGAACTGTCGGCTTGCATGAAGGCCTGAAAAAGACGTCCCTTTTGCTCTTCGGTCATGCCGATCCCATTGTCGCGGATCGTAAAGTCGATTGCGCCATCACTGTCATCAACGATCAGCTCGATCCTACCGGATTTGGTGAATTTCGCGGCATTCGACAGCAAGTTGAAAAGGTTCTGACGCAATTTGGTCTTGTCTGTATTGATGTCTGCGCTGCGGGCCTTGATCTCAGTGACCAGCGTATTGTTGTTTTTTTCGATGATGGGCCGGATCGTGGCGGCCACATCCTCGACAAGCGGTGCAATCGCAAAGCGCTCAATATGGACTTCCATTTTCCCCGCTTCAATCTTGGACAAATCGAGGATGTCATTGATCAAAGCCAGCAGGTGCTGACCAGAATTCATGATCTTTTCCAGATCATCGACAGACGTGTCATCGCCGGAATCCTGCGCGTCATCGATCAGCATTTCACTGTACCCGATAATCGCGTTGAGCGGCGTGCGCAGCTCATGACTCATTGAGGCCAGAAACCGGCTCTTCGCTTCGTTGGCGGTTTCAGCGCCTTCTCGCGCTTCCTCAAGCTCGGCCTGCTTTTGGATCAGGTCGGAAATATCGCTGTAGACGGCAACGGTACCGCCGTCCGGGGTTTTGCTTCTTGAGACATGGACCCAAGCGCCGTTGATCCGCACTTCGCGGCGGACCGCACTTGGCTCTCTATGATCTCTCAACCTCTCTTCGATCCATTGCTCAGGGGCCATGCCGCCAGTGGCCTCAGGATCGCTGGCCGCATTCGCAGCAAGAATATCCCGAAACGGCGTGCCGGGGTGCAGGAGATGCGCAATGTTGGAAAACATATTCCGGTACCGTTCATTTGTCAGAACAAGATTATCGTCCGCATCAAAAAGGGCAAAGCCGTCCGGAATGGTTTCTATCGCCGTCAATATCGTCATCCGCTGGTTTTCGGCTTCAGCCTCAAGTTTCCTGCGGTAGCCCTGACTTTCGTGAAGGGCACGCACGGCGCTCGACATGCGGCCAAGCTCGTCAGGGCCTTCGGTGGGCAATTCCACGTCCTCGACGCCCGCGTTCAGATCGGAAATTGCCCGGTTGATCCTGCTCAGGGGGGACAGTATCGACCCAAGCACCCGCCACGTCAGATATGACCCTGAAATCAGGATCACTATGCAGGCCACGACGGATCTGATCATGGACCGCCGCGCTGCACTCGCGGCCAGTTGTTCGCTGTTCGCAGCCTGGCTTGCAAGGTCGCTGATCAGGGTCTTGAGCGCGCCATCCACAGCGTCGCTGCCCTGCCGCGCCTGAGCGGATAATGTGTTGCCGATCACCCGCCTCTCTTCGGTATAGGCGTCCGCTGCCTCCAGCGCCGCATTCGCGTAATCTTCCACGCCGCGCCTGATCTGCGTCACGGCGTCCGGGGCAAATTTCTCAACTTCTGCAAGTTTCTCATTAAGCCGTTCGCGCGCGGCCTGAGCCCGGCGTTCAGAGAGCGTAAGCAAACTGACCGAAAGGTCAGTCAGCCAATAGCGCATCTCGCCAAAATCACGGTCCGCCTCTGCTGCAAGTTCAAGATAGTGAAACCGTTCGGTCGATTGTTCGACCAACTTTTGATTTTGCCGCAACTCCCACGCCATGATGGCAGTGCTCACAAACAGAGCCGCCAAAAGTACGGCCGACAGCGACCCTATCTTAAAGGCGATGCTGTTGCGCGCGACACGCGCGCGCAGGGTCTGTCGTGGCCCTGAATTCATTTCTTAAGTGTGATGCTGATCGCACCCGCAAGATCGCCTGCGGCACCGCCCTCCTTGGGAAAGCCCGTGACATCCACTTCACCCTTTGGTCCGCCATGACACGACAGGCAGGACTCACCGTAATATTCGGGTATCAGCATTCGGAAGGTCATCGATCCATCAACCGATATCTCTTCGTAAAAGGCATCACCCTTTGGCCAGTCCGCGCTGTTGAATTTGTCCGTCAGAACCGCGTTTTCCCATTCATCCGGGCGGGCCTTTCGGTTGCGCACGAGGTGAAGGGGTGCCGTGACCTTAACCTTGGCGTCGTCACCCAACTTGCTGACAAAGCGTTCGTTCACCAGCCGCGCAAATATCGCCGGGATGAAACCCTTAAAAGCCATACCTTCCGAATTGATCAAATCCTGATGCTCGTCCATCACCTCAGACATGGATGCCAACTGGGCCTCGGTCAGGCGTATCTGTTCCGGGCTCAGCCCCCCTTCAAGCGGCGCGGTGCCGTGCAATTCGATGTAGTTCGCTTCAACGGCTTTCATAAATGCCGCGCTGCTCAGGCCTTTGTCACCGATGGTGGGATCGTTTATGAGGTCTTGATTGTTGGAAATAACCCCGCGCCCGACCCGCAAGAGCGAGGCAAGCCGCTGCCCTTCATCCGCCAGCGCGGCAAGGCTTTGCTGGGCTGCAATCGGATCTGGTTTTGCTGCAATAAGCAAAGAAAAGGAAACGAGGAGAATTGGCCAAAATTTGGTCATCAGAAACACTCCTTTTATCTAAAATAATCTCTTCTAACATCTTTAAGACAATGGACCTAACGGTAATGGGTGAAGTGCACGAAGGTCCAGAACAATACTGATACGGCGTCGGTCCCCAGGTCATGCACTTCGTGGACCTTTGGTCCTTCGCTTTAACGTTTACAATTCAACGTCATGAAACAAAGCGACAACATGTTTCGCATAATGTGCCGTAATATCAGCACCCTGCCCGCCCGCACCGGTGTTGCATGACAACGCCGCAAGCCAGCTAAGCCGACAATTGCGTCATTGTGTCTTTGAGGTTCAGAATTCCAAAACCTGTCCGATCGTTCCAACCCGGCGATGTCACCCGGCGTGCACCATCCTGCAACGCTCTGCGCATTTCTGCGGGCGCAACTGTGGATACGTCCCACCCCTCTCGAAGTGCTGCGATTGCGCCCGCCACAACAGCCGATGCTGACGAGGTGCCACCGCTGCGCAAATGGGCGTTGCCATCTTCCACAAACCAACTTGGTGCGCAGAGGTCAGGTTTCTTGGGAGTGTCCGTTTCCGTTACGAACCCTTCTGGTCCCGGCCCCTGTGAGGATGCACCGATCCAGGCCCCATCGGTGCGCACCGCCCCGACCGAGGTGACGTCGGACAAGCCGTTTGCGCCCCATATGCTGCGCGAGGGTCCTCTGTCATAGACGGTTGATCGCGGGTCCGAACAAAATTGACCGCTGTTTCCAGCGGCAAATACAACATCATGTTTCTGAGCAATCAGTTTGACGAGATGGTTCAGGTAATGATCGGGATCATTTGTATAGTACCCCCTCAGACTTTCGGCAAAGCGGTCGACAATTCCCCATGCATTAAGGATCACCCATGGACCGGTTTGTGACAAATAAACGTACCTCAGGAAAAAGAGTCCAAAGAGTGCCTTGATGGTAAAGCTTTCGACATCCGTAATTCTGCCGGGGATCATCGGCAGATCATAAAAATGGGCGTCTGGGGCAAGCTCGATCAAGGATCGCATCAACATCGACCCATGCTGGTGGGGCAGCCTGACATTATTAGATGACCCTTGGCCCGGAAACTTGACCTCACCATCAACCTCCCAGGACATTCCGCCACCGTATGTGCCGCCAAGGCCCTCGATATAGGTTTGGCTGACCCCCTGATCGACCAGAAACACTTTGACCCCTTTTCCAGTGAGCTTTTTGTCGCCCAGCGCACCCGCCGCGATAAGCCCACGACCAAGACGTCGTGTGCCAAAGTGATATCCATGCCCACTGTTTGAACACCAGTGCTGGCCCCGCTCTGCAAGACCCATTGAACTTGGCGTCACATCTATCCCCAGAACGCGGGATATGTCCGCTCTCCCGATGGAACGCGCTCTGTTCCTGAAATCGTCAATCAAAGTGCGGGCTTCTGCCGCCGAGCCGACCTCGAATGACCAGCCATACCCCAAGCCGGCGGCCTGTGGCTGGTTGATTGGTTCGTCGTCCGGACCGAGTGCTTTCCAAGGATTGTTGCTCGGCCCGTCCGGGATCAGCCCTGCCGGCGGATTAAAATCTGAAAGACTATACCCAACCGCATCCAGGTTCGTCGCCAGCATAAATTTGCTCTCGTCGAAAATATAAAGTTTCACGGCCATCGGTGTTCCCTCTTCGGACAGAGGCGCAGGGCTTCGGATGCCAAAAATTCAGGCTCAAATCACGCCACGCATAGCGTCGCATGGACCAGTGCATCAAAAAATATTCATGCAATCTTGGCGGTCCAATTGCATCATAGGGTTAACTTTTACCCCAAATTGACCAATAATGCACGTGAAAGGTGGTAAATTGATGTCGCCGCAATCTTGTTCTGCCAAGAATTTCATTCCAGCACCTTCTTTGCCAGGCAAAGGAAATGGTGATGATTACGCGGTTTTGGTCTCAGCAAATAGCAGCCCAACAACGGGCACCGACGACACACCTGTGGCGTTGACCTCGCCACCCGAGCCTGACCGCAGAACGCAAACGTCTGCGGCACGGCAACTGCTTTGCCTCGCAATCGTCGACGTGGTCGGTTTCTCTGCCATGATGCGTGCCGACGAAGAAGGGACGTTTCATCGCTGGACGGGGCTGCGCGAAGAATTGATATTGCCGCTATTGGCATCTCATGGCGGTGTTTTGGTCAACACCACAGGCGATGGCATCTTCGCGACATTCACAAACCCTGTAGACGGCGTGCAATGGAGTCGCGAGCTTCAGTCCAAGGCAAGACAACGCCGTCAGGGGCTTTCGATGCGGGTTTCCCTGAATTACTGCACGGTCTTGCGCGATGGCAAGGATCTGCTGGGTGATGGCATAAATGTCGCCGCCCGATTGCAGGAACTCACACCGACGGGCGGCGTGGTTCTGACCCAGTCCGTGCAGGAAGAAATCAAAGATCACGCCGAATTTGAAACGCGCCCGTTTGGTCCCGTCACCCTGCGTAACATTGACGGCGATGTGATGGCCTTTGAACTGATGACTGACGGGCGCCACCACAGCGAACCGGCACCCGGCATCACCAAATTACCCTCAATAGCGGTGATGCCGTTTGTGAACTTGGGCGGGCAGGAAAAGGACGACTATCTCGGTGCCGGCATCGTCGAGGACATTGTCGTATCCCTTTCGAGCCACGAAGACCTGACCGTCATTTCGCGATCTTCAACGCTGGCATTTGCACGACAGCCGATAGATCCAAAGGCCGTTGGCGAAGTTCTGGATGTCCGTTACCTGATCACTGGCACAATTCGTCGGTCAAACGACCGCATCCGTATTTCCGCCCAGTTGCTTGACGCGGGTGCCGGACAGCAGCTCACCAGCCTGCGGCGGGACTTTGAAGTAAAAGATATCTTTGCTGTTCAGGACGAGATTGTCGAAACAACGCTGACCCATTTATTGCCGGGAGTGCATTCGGCCGAACGACGCAGGGTCTTTCGAAAATGGCCCTCGTCCCTGTCTGGCTACGACAACTACCTCAAAGCCCTCGATCTGATCGGCAGTCTGCAACGAATACAGTTCGAGAGCGCCCTAAGCCATCTCAATCAAGCCATCAAAGCCGATCCGGGGTTTTCTTTGCCCTTGGCCTGGGCGGCACGGTGGTACAGTCTGAACGTTGGACAGGGTTGGTCCAAAGATCCTCAAGACGATTCAGCCAAAGCAGCCGAACTTGCCATGCGCGCTATTCGTATCGACGAAAACAACGCGCTGGCGCAGGCAACCTACGGACACGTAAGATCGTATTTGTTCGGCGATTTCGAAACCGCGATCACCCACATGGAACACGCGACCGAAATCAATCCCAACAGTTCAACCGCATGGCTCTTGTCCAGTGTCACGCTATCCAGTCTCGGCCGGCATGAAGAAGCCATCGCAGCCGCCGAACGGTCACTGCGGCTGTCGCCATTTGATCAGTGGTTGTTCATTCACTACGCATTTCTGGGAATTGCGAATTACGATGCCGGAAATTACGAAAGAGCATTGATCTGGCTTTCCCGCGGCCTCGCTGAAAATCCCCGGTACACCAGCGCGCTGCGCACATTGGCGGTGACACAGATCGCTTTGGGAAATGGTGAAAAGGCGAACGAAGCAATCGCCCAACTTTTGGAACTGGAACCAAATTTTAATCTTTCGGCGTACGGGCGTACCCGAAGACTTTACAGCAACCCTGCGCAGGCGGACCTTTTTCGCGACCGTCTGCGTCAGGCTGGTGCTCCACAGTAATCGGAGCGGCATTTAGTTAGGAGATAGCCATGTCAGGACCAGGCGGACCGATTGGAACTTTTGATGCACGCGATGCCAGAGACGCACGAGATGCGCGCGACGCACGCGATGCGAGGGACGCAAGAGGGGAGGCACAATATGGCGGCAGCCCCGGTTATATTGGTGTCGGAATATCGCCACATACTGTGCCCGAAAACCCGGCAGCGCCCGCAGTTGAGGATTATTGGTGGGCAGGCCTTCAATGGCCTCAGACGTCGCCGGAAGTATTGGATGGCACGGGCGACCCAAAACGGCTGCACAAGATTTACAAATCCTACAACACGGCTGAATTCAAAAACTGGTCACCGGGCAATGACGCCATCGCTTTTCTGTCAGAATTCGCGGCCCTGTCCTCCAACGCGCAGGACAAGCCGGACTGGATAGACATCGTACTGCCAGACCCTGCGCGCACCACGAACAATCAAACGGGCGTGACCGACTTTGGTGCTGGTCAGCCCAAGTGGGATCTTGAGGATGAGCTTACCGAGTTGGTCGGCCTGATTGAGTATCGCGCCGGGGTCATGAGTGAAGCTTTGCAGCAGCGTGATACGCTGATCGGATATTTTCAAGGGATCGTGCCGTTCACCTATCTGTCACATCCCTACACCTTCAAATTATGCCACAACGCATTGGTTGTTGCGCAATTTCTGGCATACCATTTCAAAAAGAAATTCAACCGCCCGCGACCCTCGCAATTACACCCCGCTTTGATGCCGCCGATTGATGTCCCGCAACACGCCTCCTATCCAAGTGCGCATGCCACCGAGGCTTGGCTCATCGCATATTGTCTGGACGAGGTTATGCGCGATGGAAATGGTGCAAACGATAAGATCATGGAGACAGTCACCGCAGGCCAACCGGTCCGCAATGCGCTGCACGACATGGCAAGTCGCATTGCCAGAAACCGCGAAGTGCTGGGCGTACATTTCCCCTCTGACAGCGAAGCAGGAAAACGGCTTGCCTTTAGCGCGTTTCCAATCGTCAAAAAATGCCCCTCGGTTCTGGCGCTCGGCGACAATAAGCTTCTTGATAAGGCACGGGCAGAATGGGCGGGGACGAAATCTGTGGCCCCTTAAAGCCCGCTCCAATTTACAGAAACTTCAAGAACGTTGGATCATTTTTCTAACGAAGAACCGCCTGTAACCCAAATGCAGGCAATCGTTCGCTAAGCGAAACATCAACCTGCTGGACAACATACCAAACGCGGTCTTGCTGTCAGAGCCAGATACTGTTGACGAAAATGCAACAATCGACGCTTTCTTGCCCGAAATTTGCCATCATACTGCGATAGGAATGCGAAACCTTTGTTAGAGAAAGAAAAAATTGAGGACAGCAGCAGTGACGGATACAGCCACCCCTAGCCAATCTTTCGCGGATCTTCCGTGGATCCGGAATGCCCGCTTTGATACGGGTTTCATATTTGGGCTTCTCGCACTTTCTTGCGTGACTGGCCTGGTCATCTTAATGGAGCCGACCCTTTTCTATCCAATCCTGGTGATTGATCTGTGGTTCTTGGGATATCATCATGTGATATCAACATTCACCCGGATCTGTTTTGACAAGGAAAGCTTTCAGGAACACCGTTTTCTGATGGTCGGATTGCTTCCGATTGTGATCGCCGTCACCCTGGGCGTTGTGTGGATCGCGGGCCTCTGGGTGATCGTGACCATCTATTTTTACTGGCAATGGTATCACTACACCCGTCAGAGCTGGGGTATTTCACGCGCCTATCGCGGCAAGGATCGGCAGGCGGCCTATGAAGATGGCTGGCTGGATCAGGCAATCTTTTATTCGATCCCTGTTTTTGGCATTATCGCCAGATCCGCAGAGCAGCATCCGACGTTCATCGGGATGGAATTGTGGTCTTTCCCTGTCCCGCCATTGGTGTCTGAAGCGTGCGGATTGGTTGCTATTGGCCTGTTGGCTTTCTGGGTGCTCGCGCGCGTCAAAGCGGCGTCCGAAGGGCGTCTGGCGGTTGTACACACGATGTACATGCTCACCCATTTCGCAATCTTCTATCTCGCCTATATCGCAACCAGCGACATCACCTTGGGCTGGCTGATGATCAACATCTGGCACAATGCGCAATACATTTTGTTCGTATGGATGTACAACAACAAGCGGTTCAGCGGCGGCGTCGACCCTGACGCAAAGTTCTTGTCCTACATCTCGCAGTCAGGTCGTCTGTGGCTTTACCTACTGACCTGTGTTGCGATCACCGGGGTCGTTTATTGGGGTGTTCTACGCACCATAGACTGGCTGTTCTTTGCGGGACTTTCTGCAACGATTGTCCTCTACCAGATCGTTAATTTTCATCACTACATGATCGACAGCAAGATCTGGAAATTGCGCAAACCAAAGATGCAAAAGACACTGCAACTTGGCGAGTGATATCTTGTCAGCCATCAAGTCAGATGCCAGCCTCAAAAGGGCTGGCATCGGCACTTGCGCCACTGACGTCTGACACCTGTTGGCGGGCTTTTCTTTAGTCGCTTTCAGTCCCGCTGGCGCTGTTTTTCCAAGGCCAGTTTTCTCATGCAAACGTGCTGGCTGACGCAAGGTAAAATCAGTTTTCACAAAGAAATGGCCACCGGTTTGGAACAAGGCCCGACCGCGTTCGTTTATCTGTAAATGGCAAGGCATTTGGCAAATGCTTCGTAAACCAACGCAACTGACAGAAAAACAAAAGGACGCATTCCGATGAAAATTCTCATGGTTCTCACCTCCCACGATGAGTTGGGCGATACAGGCAAAAAGACCGGCTTTTGGCTCGAAGAATTTGCGGCACCTTACTATGTGTTCAAAGACGCGGGTGCGGACATTACTTTGGCATCGCCCAAGGGTGGTCAGCCGCCACTCGACCCCTCAAGCAATACAGATGACGCCCAAACGGATGCCACCAAGCGGTTCAAAGCGGACGACGCCGCGCAAAAGCATTTGGCCAAGACCGAAGTTTTGTCCACCATTTCTGCCGAAGGGTTCGACGCGATTTTCTATCCCGGTGGCCATGGTCCGCTTTGGGATTTAGCCGAAGACAGCGATAGCAAGAAACTGCTTGAAACCTTCGCTGCCAGTGAGCGGCCCATCGGTGCCGTCTGCCATGCCCCGGCAGTGTTTAAGCACCCCAAAGGCTCGGACGGCAAGCCGCTTGTCTCGGGCAAGACCGTGACCGGCTTTACCAATACCGAAGAAGAAGGTGTCGGCCTCACCGACGTCGTGCCATTTCTGGTCGAAGACATGCTGAAAGAAAACGGCGGCGACTATCAGAAAGGCGACGACTGGGCCTCTTTCGTGGTGACCGATGGCAAGCTTGTCACCGGTCAGAACCCAGCATCATCCGAAGAAGCCGCGCACAAGTTGTTGGCACTTTTGTAAATCGACGCATTGGGGCCGTCCGAAAAAGGCGGCCCCAATGCCCATACACCCTTTGAGGGATTAAATCAGGATCGTCGACAAGCTGGCAAAATAACTCAGCAGGACCAGAACCAAGGCAACAGCAAGAAGAAACGGCCAAAGCGCCTTGAGGATCGCACCGGGCGGTGTGTTGCTCATCGATGATGCGATATAGAGGCCGATGCCAACGGGCGGTGTCAACAGACCCAGAACCAGATTCAGGCAGATCACAACACCGAACTGATAGGGGCTGATGTCATAAGAACCCGTCGCGATCGGCAGCAGAATTGGTGTGATCAGAATGATCGCGGCGATGCCATCTATTACCATACCAACCAACAACAGCGCGCAATTCACAATCAAAAAGAACATGAACGGATCGGAGGTCACCGAAGTGATGAGCCCAGCCAGCTTCTGTGGCACCTCCTCATATATGATCACCCAGCCAAAGACGCTGGCCGCCGAGATCATAAAGATGATCATCGACGCATTGACTGCGGTGCGCTTGAACATTTCGCCCAGATGTCCGGGCTTCAGTTCTCCATAAACCAGCCAGCCCACCAGAAACGCGATCAGCGATGCGATGGCCGCTGATTCAGTCGGTGTTGCCACGCCAAACAAGATGCCGCCGATGATCGCCAGGGGGATCAACAGCGCGGGCAACGCTTGAACTAATGCGCGGCCGGCTTCCCCGCGCGACATCCAAACGCCCTTTGGAAACTGCTGGCTCCACCCGACGATGGTAATCACCATGACAAAGGCCAGCGACAATAAAAGTCCGGGAATAATACCCGCAATAAACATATCGCCAATCGGTACCTGAGCCAGAACCCCATAGATGACAAACATCATCGAAGGCGGAATAACCGGTGCCAACAGGCCACCGGCAGCGGTTGTGGCAGCGGAAAATCCCTTGTCATAACCTTCTTCTTCCATCGCAGGCACCATGGCCCGGGACATCACCGCAATTTGAGCAGTGGCGGAGCCGATGATGGCCGCCATGAACATATTGGCCAGCAGATTGATATAGGCCAGACCGCCCCGAAACCCGCCGACAAACACCCGCGCCATGTTGATTAGACGCTTGGTCATCCCACCTTCGTTCATCAGCTCGCCGGTCAGCATGAACAGGGGCACAGCCAGCAAGCCGTAATTTTCAAGCCCGGCAAACATCTTTTGCGCAAAACTGTCGTAAAGAACTGTGTTGCCGCTTTCCCAGATGTACCAGATGGCCGTAATCACCAACACGATCGCCACAGGAACAGACAGGAACAATGCGGCAAGAAAGACGACCGGGCTCATGTTTTGGTCTCTGGCGGGCTGATCAAATGCATTGCCGAATGCAGCGTCGCGCCAAGCGCAAAGAGCCACATCACGCTCCAGAACAGATATTTCGGCACGCCGAGCGTTGAGGTGGGTTCGGCATAGATAAAGTTGAACGTCTGGCCCTGAAACGCAGTCGTATCAAAGCCCGCCCGGGCCAAATCCAGTGGCATGAACCAACGCCAGCAGAACCAAAGCATCGAAAGAGCAAATACAAAGATCACGGCATCAACGGTCTTGGTGATCACGGCTTTCAGCTGGTGCGAAACGGCATCGGGCAACAGCGTAATCGCCACGGAACTTCGATGGTGCAATGCGGCGGAAGCGCCAAGAAAGGTCATCCACGCCATGGCATAGATAGCCAGTTCATCCACCCAAAACAGCGCGTTGCCAGCGGTGCGCGTCACCACATTG
Protein-coding sequences here:
- a CDS encoding TRAP transporter large permease is translated as MSPVVFLAALFLSVPVAIVLVITAIWYIWESGNTVLYDSFAQKMFAGLENYGLLAVPLFMLTGELMNEGGMTKRLINMARVFVGGFRGGLAYINLLANMFMAAIIGSATAQIAVMSRAMVPAMEEEGYDKGFSAATTAAGGLLAPVIPPSMMFVIYGVLAQVPIGDMFIAGIIPGLLLSLAFVMVITIVGWSQQFPKGVWMSRGEAGRALVQALPALLIPLAIIGGILFGVATPTESAAIASLIAFLVGWLVYGELKPGHLGEMFKRTAVNASMIIFMISAASVFGWVIIYEEVPQKLAGLITSVTSDPFMFFLIVNCALLLVGMVIDGIAAIILITPILLPIATGSYDISPYQFGVVICLNLVLGLLTPPVGIGLYIASSMSNTPPGAILKALWPFLLAVALVLVLLSYFASLSTILI
- a CDS encoding TRAP transporter small permease; this translates as MLYRLSAAWARVELWCAALLAVCVTLLVLLNVVTRTAGNALFWVDELAIYAMAWMTFLGASAALHHRSSVAITLLPDAVSHQLKAVITKTVDAVIFVFALSMLWFCWRWFMPLDLARAGFDTTAFQGQTFNFIYAEPTSTLGVPKYLFWSVMWLFALGATLHSAMHLISPPETKT